In a single window of the Planctomycetia bacterium genome:
- a CDS encoding HAMP domain-containing histidine kinase, translated as MSRIRSYHVCLLLALFNAVVILLTLQVHSETTRDAELLIEKAGEHDEHSKWLQRAEERIVRLNAPATEVFLTQAVDDCASRFAFEKVRMIDVINEGREIRQLGPLPEDAINQIFESGDQLFEEYAVLTDKSADEQSRHEATRRAGWAMAKMDAAQREALTALGIIESRNTALRDEMLLIHQRDLEKRARDERYLIAAVLVILVGILGFGRRLYLTERSLDIERRRLREERRERLAAVGELCSSVAHGIRNPLAGIRSSAQLTLQLGQLDPASRTRLQDVLEEGRRLGDRVTGLLALSRATADGFAAINLTQVIKSATDGLASELTNRGIALDLQLPQSEVTLQGDQAQLEQVVIELISNAMDHSNSGDRIVVSCERPNANGRIEIAVQDQGSGVSDELKDNLFDLFMTTKPGGTGIGLATARRYARLHGGDVRLASSQKGARFVVDLPSVAVNKGEDVGP; from the coding sequence GTGTCCCGAATTCGCTCTTACCACGTTTGCCTCCTGCTTGCGCTTTTCAATGCGGTCGTCATTCTGCTGACGCTCCAGGTGCACAGCGAAACGACCCGCGATGCGGAGTTGCTGATCGAAAAGGCGGGTGAGCATGATGAACATTCAAAGTGGCTGCAACGTGCCGAGGAGCGGATCGTGAGGCTCAACGCGCCGGCCACCGAAGTCTTCCTGACTCAGGCCGTTGATGATTGCGCCAGTCGATTCGCATTCGAAAAAGTCCGCATGATCGACGTTATTAACGAAGGCCGGGAGATCAGGCAGCTCGGCCCGCTCCCCGAAGACGCCATCAACCAGATCTTCGAATCCGGCGATCAACTCTTCGAGGAATACGCCGTTCTCACCGATAAGTCCGCCGACGAGCAATCGCGGCACGAGGCCACGCGCCGCGCCGGCTGGGCCATGGCGAAGATGGACGCCGCACAGCGCGAAGCATTGACCGCCCTCGGCATCATTGAGAGCCGCAATACCGCCCTGCGCGACGAAATGCTACTCATTCACCAGCGCGATCTGGAAAAGCGCGCACGCGACGAACGCTACCTCATCGCCGCCGTCCTCGTCATCCTGGTGGGCATTCTCGGTTTCGGCAGACGTCTCTACTTGACCGAGCGATCTCTCGACATCGAGCGCCGGCGCCTTCGCGAGGAGCGCCGCGAACGCCTCGCCGCCGTCGGAGAGCTCTGTTCCAGCGTCGCCCACGGCATTCGCAATCCGCTCGCGGGAATTCGAAGCTCCGCCCAGTTAACTCTGCAACTCGGCCAACTCGATCCCGCCTCGCGCACGCGCCTACAGGACGTGCTCGAAGAAGGCCGACGACTCGGCGACCGTGTCACCGGCCTGCTGGCCCTCTCCCGCGCCACCGCCGATGGATTTGCCGCGATCAATCTCACACAGGTCATCAAGTCCGCGACCGATGGGCTTGCCTCCGAGCTGACCAATCGCGGCATCGCCCTCGACTTGCAGTTGCCGCAAAGCGAGGTAACGCTTCAGGGCGACCAGGCCCAGCTCGAACAAGTCGTGATCGAACTAATCTCCAATGCGATGGATCATTCGAATTCCGGTGATCGCATTGTCGTGAGCTGCGAGCGACCCAATGCCAACGGTCGCATTGAAATCGCCGTGCAGGATCAGGGATCAGGCGTCAGCGACGAATTGAAGGACAACCTGTTTGACTTATTCATGACGACCAAGCCCGGCGGAACCGGGATCGGGTTGGCCACGGCGCGGCGCTACGCTCGACTACATGGGGGCGATGTTCGCCTCGCATCCTCTCAGAAGGGGGCTCGTTTTGTGGTGGATTTACCGTCAGTGGCGGTGAACAAGGGTGAAGACGTCGGGCCGTAA
- a CDS encoding saccharopine dehydrogenase family protein, producing MDKKKAVVLGCGLVGATMARDMASDPDFIVTALDANEANLARLSGVENLITHKADLGSPEVLIKAIEQADVVLGAMPSKLGFMVLRTVIEAGKPFADISFMVEDQTELNDLAKERGVTAVVDCGVAPGLANLVIGHIASQLDVTDRVVYYVGGLPKQPAWPYQYKAPFAPADVIEEYTRPARMIENGNHVVKPALSDAERIEFPIVGELEAFNTDGLRTLIKNINAPNMVEKTLRYPGHIELMAVLRETGLFGKDEIEIRGVKVRPLDVTSKLLFPMWTYKLGEEEFTILRVVVDGRKGGRAVRHTYDLYDEYDHATAQTSMARTTAFPCAIVARMLARSEIAQPGVLPPELLGMQSGMLERMTSELAARSVNLKSTQTFL from the coding sequence ATGGACAAGAAAAAAGCAGTCGTCCTCGGTTGCGGGCTCGTTGGCGCGACGATGGCCCGGGACATGGCGAGCGATCCCGATTTCATTGTGACCGCACTCGACGCCAATGAAGCCAATCTGGCGCGCCTCTCCGGAGTCGAGAATCTCATCACCCACAAGGCCGACCTCGGCTCTCCCGAAGTGCTGATTAAGGCCATCGAACAGGCCGACGTCGTCCTCGGCGCGATGCCCAGCAAGTTGGGCTTCATGGTGCTCCGAACCGTCATCGAAGCCGGCAAGCCCTTCGCCGACATTTCATTCATGGTCGAAGATCAGACCGAATTGAACGACCTCGCGAAAGAACGCGGCGTCACCGCCGTCGTCGATTGCGGCGTCGCGCCCGGTCTGGCGAATCTGGTCATCGGCCACATAGCATCTCAATTGGATGTGACCGATCGCGTCGTCTATTACGTCGGCGGCCTTCCGAAACAACCCGCCTGGCCCTACCAGTACAAGGCCCCGTTCGCCCCCGCTGACGTCATTGAGGAATACACCCGCCCGGCGCGGATGATCGAAAACGGAAACCACGTCGTGAAGCCGGCCCTTTCCGATGCCGAGCGTATCGAGTTTCCCATCGTCGGTGAACTCGAGGCATTCAACACCGACGGCCTGCGGACCCTTATCAAAAACATTAATGCCCCGAACATGGTCGAAAAGACGCTGCGCTATCCCGGTCACATCGAATTGATGGCCGTCCTTCGCGAGACGGGCCTTTTCGGCAAGGACGAGATCGAGATTCGCGGCGTCAAAGTCCGCCCGCTCGATGTGACCTCGAAGCTCCTCTTCCCCATGTGGACTTATAAACTTGGCGAAGAGGAATTTACGATCCTCAGAGTGGTCGTCGATGGCCGAAAGGGCGGCCGCGCCGTGCGACACACCTACGATCTATACGATGAATATGATCATGCGACCGCGCAAACATCCATGGCCAGAACCACCGCGTTCCCCTGCGCCATCGTCGCCAGAATGCTCGCCCGGAGCGAGATAGCCCAGCCCGGAGTCCTGCCGCCGGAGCTCTTGGGCATGCAATCGGGCATGCTCGAGCGAATGACCAGCGAACTGGCCGCGCGTAGCGTGAATCTGAAATCGACGCAGACTTTTCTTTGA
- a CDS encoding glycosyltransferase family 2 protein, protein MTSSKSARAFYQVTRSGEIRRSGGPVGDRRYHVAAPPITRYVLGGDSFRSTGRYASRFMDIHWVYLALLATCLLSCVQGVLGVIAGWRFLREVKTAVARGRRQLDSAGRFTFQPPLAVILPCCGVDEYLHRTVEQLARQNYNDYEVIFTFESQSDPAYAAVVEWTRGWGAPPYRLVVAGSADARSQKVHNLLAALKQVSADRKVLIFLDSDAVPGDDWLGHMVAPLSDESVGAATGFRWYCAKGGIANGVRSVWNAASLTLFEQERTRFCWGGATAILRERFDSLRVAERWDRALSDDLQVTMAIKEAELRIVFVPQALIPSHDQTTLRGFWEFAVRQLTITRIGAPRLWWSGFFLCQSFMLGGTVAAVLCVGAALGLFGSPAILAISAGLWGIISLTTVGRAALRQSAVKKVLGPPDLTWRDTAWDIGGALLIGIVHQLLFMASMRGRVINWRGRTYEMVSGEETRILRSPGATGGVTHPPAKAV, encoded by the coding sequence GTGACTTCCAGTAAGTCGGCGAGGGCATTCTATCAGGTGACCCGATCCGGCGAGATCCGCCGGTCCGGTGGCCCCGTCGGTGATCGACGCTATCATGTCGCCGCCCCCCCGATCACCCGGTACGTTTTGGGAGGCGACAGCTTTCGGTCTACCGGGCGGTATGCATCGCGCTTCATGGACATTCACTGGGTATATCTTGCGCTGTTGGCCACTTGCCTCCTTTCGTGCGTTCAGGGAGTCTTGGGGGTCATCGCCGGTTGGCGATTTCTCAGGGAGGTCAAGACGGCGGTGGCGCGCGGCCGGCGGCAACTGGATTCCGCGGGCCGTTTCACTTTTCAGCCTCCGCTTGCCGTCATCCTGCCTTGCTGCGGCGTCGATGAGTACCTGCACCGGACGGTCGAACAGCTCGCGCGACAGAATTACAACGACTATGAAGTCATTTTCACCTTTGAGTCGCAGTCCGACCCGGCGTATGCGGCGGTGGTGGAGTGGACGCGCGGCTGGGGGGCCCCGCCGTACAGACTCGTCGTCGCCGGATCGGCTGACGCGCGGTCACAGAAGGTGCACAACCTGCTTGCCGCGTTGAAGCAGGTGTCGGCCGATCGAAAGGTGCTGATTTTTCTCGACTCCGACGCGGTGCCGGGGGATGACTGGCTGGGTCACATGGTCGCGCCGCTGTCCGATGAGTCGGTCGGGGCGGCGACGGGATTTCGCTGGTACTGTGCGAAAGGGGGAATCGCCAACGGCGTTCGATCCGTCTGGAACGCTGCGAGCCTGACCCTGTTCGAGCAGGAGCGGACGCGGTTTTGCTGGGGCGGGGCAACGGCCATTTTGCGGGAGCGCTTTGATTCGCTGCGCGTTGCCGAGCGCTGGGATCGGGCCTTGTCGGATGACTTGCAGGTCACCATGGCGATCAAGGAGGCCGAGCTTCGGATCGTCTTCGTGCCGCAGGCGCTGATACCGAGTCACGATCAAACCACGCTTCGGGGCTTTTGGGAATTTGCGGTACGCCAGCTCACCATTACGCGGATCGGGGCCCCGCGCCTTTGGTGGTCGGGCTTTTTCTTGTGTCAGAGTTTCATGTTGGGCGGCACGGTGGCGGCGGTGCTATGCGTTGGGGCGGCACTCGGGCTGTTCGGGTCACCGGCGATCCTGGCCATCTCCGCAGGGCTTTGGGGAATCATCTCCCTGACGACGGTGGGACGGGCGGCATTGAGGCAGTCGGCGGTGAAGAAGGTCCTCGGCCCGCCGGATTTGACCTGGCGGGATACCGCCTGGGACATCGGCGGGGCCCTGCTGATCGGGATCGTCCACCAGCTTCTTTTCATGGCGTCCATGCGGGGTCGTGTAATTAACTGGCGAGGAAGAACTTATGAGATGGTTTCGGGCGAGGAGACGAGAATTCTACGGTCTCCCGGTGCCACCGGCGGTGTCACGCACCCACCCGCCAAAGCCGTTTAG
- a CDS encoding PEP-CTERM sorting domain-containing protein, whose protein sequence is MKNFVLALAVVALLATPSYGSLLMNEPFSYANGNLVPNGGWTNHSGSGSFIQVNAGVAQLAQGGGSREDANRGFGSATGTLYSAFDVSVDNGNLDVYFAHMMIGGSTTFRSRVWVIPDPAGAGDFTFAISDTSSAAVAWGSGLDFATTYRVVHSYDLATGATKLWVDQATEAGTSVSAVVSTAVVALDAFALRQAAGDSTQAIDNACVATSYNEAYNCIPEPGTALLLGLGIVGLIRRR, encoded by the coding sequence ATGAAGAACTTTGTACTAGCACTCGCAGTCGTGGCGCTTCTTGCCACACCGTCGTATGGCTCACTGCTCATGAATGAGCCCTTTAGCTACGCGAACGGCAATCTCGTTCCCAATGGCGGCTGGACCAACCACAGCGGCTCCGGCAGCTTCATTCAAGTCAACGCCGGCGTTGCCCAACTCGCTCAGGGCGGCGGCTCGCGCGAAGATGCGAACAGAGGTTTCGGTTCAGCGACCGGCACGCTCTATTCCGCCTTCGACGTCTCTGTTGATAACGGGAACCTCGACGTCTATTTCGCTCACATGATGATCGGCGGATCGACCACGTTCCGCAGCCGCGTCTGGGTCATTCCTGATCCGGCCGGTGCCGGCGACTTCACTTTCGCAATCAGCGATACAAGCAGCGCCGCGGTTGCCTGGGGATCAGGGCTGGACTTCGCCACGACTTATCGCGTCGTTCACTCATACGACCTCGCTACCGGCGCCACGAAATTGTGGGTCGATCAGGCTACTGAGGCTGGCACAAGCGTCTCCGCCGTCGTGAGTACGGCTGTCGTTGCCTTGGATGCGTTCGCCCTCCGTCAAGCGGCCGGTGACTCAACTCAGGCCATCGACAATGCCTGTGTCGCGACGAGCTACAACGAAGCTTACAACTGCATCCCGGAGCCCGGCACAGCCCTGCTCCTCGGATTGGGCATTGTCGGCCTGATCCGCCGCCGGTAA
- a CDS encoding tetratricopeptide repeat protein, whose protein sequence is MTDARLIRFALFATMVLPCAATMAREDLPATTSAPTTQASRPTHAKLVKAAAKKPLAVRELKKTDGSPLSDTEASEIREAEQALDEIPKLRAEGKYAEARERAEKAGRVIARLLGPLNYMNVTASVQYTALERYLSAKPDELATLRQADSAEAAAAQAVRDGDFFTARVEAAKAISKREPILGDNHPDLIEPLRILGYAQTELQALDDAEAQLARALELCEQTYGKSHPRTAAVLDRQGWLNIYRGKPNLAEPPLRRALYIFTSTLGEGAEAAETMDNLGTALGYKSGGDFLEAVNAKLRALVIREQVLGPTSKDAAISLSNLAWLYSRGGLTEEVIPMRSRALENLRASLGPDHRDTLVEMSNLAQAYRQFGKPAEAAELYRELVAHDQKENNPADAVAVSHLTMLGSVLLESDKQSEGEEVMRRAFDRLKTLHEKGEHGAAAFQGNQLAIAYQARRMLDDACKVRRQLYEWERQRPGRVNQNALRSKVQFGLLLAEVGDLAESRKILTTAVEDAAIVYGKGERDTTVSMIALASTLEKIGELTEAGRLCSEILRITESKYPEGTLPHAFALAALARVQLRQENYDLAKFSLEEAIKILQESTRQDPVTLISCLVDLSKCEEALGDKDAGIARLREALTICDEMNPAYPLQHKGMRVSVLNPLRKALAGKDQAEADALTAELKKILEKLRDCLALSAEDRESLKELGISESRG, encoded by the coding sequence TTGACGGATGCACGACTAATTCGATTTGCCCTCTTCGCGACGATGGTGTTGCCCTGCGCAGCGACCATGGCCCGGGAGGATTTGCCTGCGACGACCTCCGCACCGACCACGCAGGCAAGCAGGCCCACCCACGCGAAGCTCGTGAAGGCGGCAGCCAAGAAGCCGCTCGCTGTTCGGGAGCTGAAGAAAACCGACGGGAGTCCTTTGAGTGATACGGAGGCGTCTGAAATTCGCGAGGCCGAGCAGGCGCTCGATGAGATTCCCAAGCTTCGCGCCGAGGGGAAATATGCAGAGGCCCGCGAACGGGCGGAGAAGGCCGGCCGGGTGATCGCCCGACTGCTTGGCCCGCTTAATTACATGAATGTGACGGCGTCGGTTCAGTACACGGCGCTTGAGCGATATTTGTCCGCGAAGCCCGACGAACTGGCCACGTTGCGTCAGGCCGATTCGGCGGAGGCGGCCGCGGCCCAGGCCGTGCGCGACGGCGATTTTTTCACGGCCCGCGTCGAGGCGGCCAAGGCCATTTCCAAGCGCGAGCCCATCTTGGGGGACAATCACCCCGATCTGATCGAACCGCTTCGCATTCTTGGATATGCGCAGACGGAGTTGCAGGCGCTTGACGATGCCGAGGCTCAGCTTGCCCGGGCGCTGGAGCTGTGCGAGCAGACCTATGGGAAGTCGCACCCGCGTACGGCTGCCGTACTGGATCGTCAGGGATGGTTGAATATCTATCGCGGCAAGCCGAACCTCGCGGAGCCCCCGCTGCGCCGCGCTCTCTACATCTTCACCTCCACGCTGGGCGAAGGCGCCGAGGCGGCGGAAACGATGGACAACCTGGGCACGGCCCTGGGCTACAAGTCCGGCGGTGACTTTCTGGAGGCGGTGAACGCCAAGCTTCGTGCGCTGGTCATCCGCGAGCAGGTGCTCGGTCCGACATCCAAGGACGCGGCGATCTCGCTGAGCAATCTGGCATGGCTCTACAGCCGTGGAGGATTGACGGAAGAAGTTATTCCCATGCGTTCGCGGGCACTGGAAAACCTGCGAGCCTCGCTGGGGCCGGATCATCGAGACACGCTGGTGGAGATGTCCAATCTGGCGCAGGCCTACCGTCAATTTGGCAAGCCCGCCGAGGCGGCCGAGCTTTATCGAGAGCTGGTGGCTCACGATCAGAAAGAAAATAATCCCGCGGACGCCGTCGCGGTCAGTCACCTGACGATGCTGGGCTCGGTCCTTCTCGAGTCGGACAAACAGTCGGAAGGCGAAGAAGTGATGCGGCGGGCATTCGATCGCCTGAAGACGTTGCACGAAAAGGGCGAGCATGGGGCGGCGGCCTTTCAGGGCAACCAGCTTGCGATCGCCTACCAGGCAAGACGGATGCTGGATGACGCCTGCAAAGTGCGGAGGCAATTATATGAATGGGAACGCCAGCGACCCGGCCGCGTCAACCAGAACGCACTTCGCAGCAAGGTGCAGTTCGGTCTGCTGCTCGCGGAAGTGGGAGATTTGGCAGAAAGCCGCAAGATTCTGACCACGGCGGTCGAGGATGCGGCGATTGTGTACGGCAAGGGCGAACGCGACACGACCGTCTCGATGATCGCGCTGGCCAGCACGCTTGAGAAGATCGGCGAACTCACGGAGGCCGGGCGGCTTTGTTCGGAGATTCTTCGCATCACGGAATCGAAGTATCCCGAGGGCACGCTGCCGCATGCATTTGCCCTTGCGGCGCTGGCTCGCGTGCAACTGCGACAGGAAAACTACGACCTGGCCAAGTTCTCGCTGGAAGAGGCGATAAAGATCCTGCAAGAGTCCACCCGACAGGATCCGGTCACGCTGATTTCGTGCCTGGTGGATCTGTCCAAGTGTGAAGAGGCCCTGGGTGACAAGGACGCGGGAATCGCCCGACTTCGCGAGGCGTTGACCATTTGCGATGAGATGAATCCGGCTTACCCGCTTCAGCACAAAGGGATGCGGGTGAGCGTCCTTAACCCGCTGCGCAAGGCCCTCGCGGGCAAGGATCAGGCCGAAGCCGATGCGTTGACCGCCGAATTGAAGAAAATCCTGGAGAAGCTGCGCGACTGCCTGGCCTTAAGCGCCGAAGATCGAGAATCCCTGAAAGAACTCGGCATCTCCGAGTCGCGTGGATGA
- a CDS encoding tetratricopeptide repeat protein, giving the protein MSELLNWSRSERVTRRLLAVAVFCLVAATFLPVIHNTLINWDDENYFITHTNYRGLSLDNIRWCFTTYYMGHYQPLNWLSYAVDYSISGMKDLHVRLHQTQVLLHALTSVLVMYLGYVLLRIIRPDRDATSTAMGGAAAALFFALHPLRVESVAWSSARSDLIATPFFVLAVIAYLTLNRNDRAAPRSWAKRLGPSFGFYILALLGKEFAVTLPAVLLLLDVYPLRRLELGRIREWADLRHRSVLLEKLPFFAVAIVAIVNAFFAAGSEAVASMEQHSLASRIAQVCVSLVWYPYKTLAPTGLTPLYEFPAGFGPGHPLAVRSGIALALIVCSLFLVRRRARGLIAAAVCYGIIILPVSGLTQRGPQITADRYTYLACLPWAMLFGYLFFAGFERYRLQATVAAGVLFAVMIVGTREQISVWRNSLTLWTHGVAVNDACGGAHAHLGHALHWEGRLDDAIREYHRGLELGWKHTNVHRNLAAIYNQLYRNEEAVAEYLKDIQQYPGRWESHYYLAVTYERMDEDERAKEQYLAALEMNPDWADAHVAMGRLLMKHGYDELAEARLRHALTLNPRQREALERLALLCAESGRLSEAIKLVDLCIKEAMEVGDKRAVEGLQNRRAEYESMATSRPASDAR; this is encoded by the coding sequence TTGTCCGAACTCTTAAACTGGTCCCGATCAGAACGCGTCACTCGCCGACTCCTGGCCGTCGCGGTGTTCTGCCTCGTCGCGGCGACCTTCCTACCTGTCATCCATAACACGCTGATCAACTGGGATGACGAAAACTATTTCATCACCCACACAAACTACCGCGGCTTGTCTCTGGACAATATTCGCTGGTGCTTCACGACTTATTACATGGGCCACTATCAGCCGCTGAACTGGCTGAGTTACGCGGTGGATTATTCCATCAGCGGCATGAAGGACCTGCATGTCCGGCTGCATCAGACGCAGGTACTGCTCCATGCCCTCACTTCGGTGCTGGTCATGTATCTCGGTTACGTGCTGCTCAGGATCATCCGACCGGATCGCGATGCGACATCGACGGCCATGGGGGGGGCGGCGGCGGCTTTGTTCTTCGCGCTTCACCCTCTGCGAGTGGAATCCGTCGCGTGGTCCAGCGCTCGATCTGACTTGATTGCTACGCCCTTTTTCGTGCTCGCGGTGATTGCGTATCTGACGTTGAATCGGAACGACCGTGCCGCACCGCGCTCGTGGGCTAAGCGGCTCGGTCCGTCTTTCGGGTTTTACATTCTCGCCCTGCTTGGGAAAGAGTTCGCGGTCACGCTGCCCGCGGTGCTTCTTTTGCTGGACGTGTATCCGCTTCGCCGCCTGGAACTCGGACGAATTCGTGAATGGGCAGACCTGCGGCATCGCTCCGTCCTGCTGGAGAAGCTACCGTTCTTCGCCGTGGCGATCGTCGCCATCGTCAATGCATTCTTCGCCGCCGGGTCCGAGGCCGTGGCTTCCATGGAGCAGCACTCCCTGGCCTCGCGAATTGCCCAGGTCTGTGTGTCACTGGTGTGGTACCCGTACAAGACGCTGGCGCCGACGGGATTGACCCCGCTCTACGAGTTCCCCGCCGGATTCGGGCCCGGTCACCCGTTGGCCGTTCGCAGCGGGATCGCGCTGGCGTTGATTGTCTGCTCGCTGTTCCTGGTACGCCGAAGGGCGAGGGGTCTGATCGCCGCGGCTGTCTGCTACGGCATCATCATTCTGCCGGTTTCAGGGCTGACACAGCGCGGCCCGCAGATCACGGCCGATCGATATACGTATCTCGCGTGTCTGCCGTGGGCCATGCTCTTCGGCTATCTGTTCTTCGCGGGCTTCGAGCGCTATCGGCTGCAAGCGACCGTGGCGGCCGGCGTTTTGTTCGCGGTGATGATCGTTGGGACGCGCGAGCAGATTTCGGTCTGGCGGAACTCACTCACACTGTGGACTCACGGCGTGGCGGTGAATGACGCCTGCGGCGGCGCGCACGCGCATCTGGGGCATGCGCTGCACTGGGAAGGCAGGCTCGACGACGCTATTCGGGAGTATCACAGAGGCCTGGAGCTGGGATGGAAGCACACGAATGTTCATCGCAATCTCGCGGCGATCTATAACCAGCTCTATCGCAACGAAGAGGCCGTCGCGGAGTATTTGAAGGACATCCAACAATATCCCGGCCGGTGGGAAAGTCATTACTACCTCGCCGTGACTTACGAGCGGATGGACGAAGACGAGAGGGCGAAGGAGCAGTATCTCGCGGCCCTGGAGATGAATCCCGATTGGGCCGATGCCCACGTGGCCATGGGTCGTCTGCTCATGAAGCACGGCTACGACGAACTCGCCGAGGCGCGGCTGCGGCACGCACTGACGCTCAATCCACGACAGCGCGAGGCGCTGGAGCGATTGGCACTGCTCTGCGCCGAGTCCGGGCGTCTGTCGGAGGCGATCAAGCTCGTGGACCTGTGCATTAAGGAAGCGATGGAGGTCGGCGACAAGCGGGCCGTCGAGGGACTCCAAAATCGGCGAGCGGAATACGAATCGATGGCCACTTCGCGGCCGGCGAGCGACGCGCGATAA
- a CDS encoding O-acetyl-ADP-ribose deacetylase has translation MDRIELVEGDITELDCDAIVNAANSSLLGGGGVDGAIHRAAGPELLEECRTLGGCPTGEARITRGYRLRAKHVIHTVGPVYREGLHGEPELLRSCYESSLSLAVKHKIRSIAFPAISCGVYGYPLEEAAQVALGATIRFLESHDQIDKVIFVMFGHRPLEVYQAALAKLAS, from the coding sequence ATGGATCGAATCGAGCTGGTTGAAGGCGACATCACCGAATTGGACTGCGACGCCATCGTCAACGCCGCGAATTCCTCGCTCCTCGGCGGTGGGGGCGTCGATGGGGCCATCCACCGTGCCGCCGGGCCTGAACTCCTCGAAGAATGCCGCACACTCGGCGGCTGTCCGACCGGCGAAGCGAGAATCACCCGCGGTTATCGCCTTCGCGCAAAGCATGTGATCCACACGGTCGGGCCGGTCTATCGCGAAGGGCTGCACGGTGAGCCGGAGCTGCTGCGGTCCTGCTATGAAAGCTCCCTGAGCCTCGCGGTGAAGCACAAGATTCGCTCAATCGCATTTCCGGCGATCAGTTGCGGCGTCTATGGCTATCCACTCGAAGAGGCGGCGCAGGTTGCGCTGGGCGCCACCATCCGCTTCCTTGAAAGTCATGATCAAATCGACAAGGTCATCTTTGTGATGTTCGGCCATCGCCCGCTGGAGGTGTACCAGGCGGCGCTCGCCAAGCTCGCTTCGTGA